Within the Nicotiana tabacum cultivar K326 chromosome 11, ASM71507v2, whole genome shotgun sequence genome, the region AGGTTATTTTTTtcactttaaaataaatttgaacaattagaggtatatgaaaatatttttggttttttatttAGCAGTAAAAACTGAGATCACTAGAtgatggaaatttaaaaaaatattgtctTCATCATGAATGCTCCTTAAAGCACAATAATCAACCTAATATTGatagtttagatttattttctgaattaaaaatattaagaaaaatagtagaattagaagataacaatttgattgatatactcaatcaaataaaaagatttgattaTTTTCCAAATGGTTATATtacttatagaataatgttaataatTCCTATTACCGTTGCTCCACCGAAAAAAAGTatgtcaaaattaaaattgataaaatcttatctaagatcaacaatgtctcaaaGATATAAAATGAATTAGTTATACTGTCAATTGAGAAAGACTTATTAGGagaaattgattataaaaaaaaaatagctttgcatctaaaaaaaaatgttagaaaaatagacttcaaataaaaataaaatattttttattaataaaaaagttAAGGCTCTcataaagtttggctttaggccacgaAATTGGTCGGGCCGCCCCTGCCTCGTCATAAACAATTGATTATTTTCAACTATACCAAAATTGTTTGGTAAATTGATGAAAATTAAATTAACATTTTTTTCCTAACTTCACACACACTTGGAACAAGTGCAGATCTCAagcaattttctttttctcttttactcATTTTTGGCATGTGTACATCTATGGCTGTGCAGCTTTTATAAATTTTGACGAAAATATTGTTTAGGCATCTTTCTTCAAATTATAAGCAAAATAGTCAAGATTACTCTCTTTCTTCAGAAAGTAGAATTACAGCCATCTGCCCCTTCTTCATGAATTTCTCTATCCCTTTTGAATGCAAGGGTTGAGACTAAAAATACGGGTAAAAGCAATTTCACTATTCAAATGTCTTTCTCATCCGTTTATTCTTCGAATTGAGCTTTTTTGGCATTTGCTCATTGATTAAGGTAATTAACTTTAATTTTGTGAGAGCTTCTTTCTTCATAAATTCAAACCTCTTTTTTGGGTGCAAAGCTCAGTGGGAAAGAAGAACTAACCGAATGGatttgtaaaaaaataattatagaatTTATAACAAGAGAAGAGGATATATAGGGGGTGAAGTCCGCGTGGAGGAGaatgaattagaaaaaaaaaataaagaatgacCGGAAAGTAAGAGTAGGTGAATTGTGACGGAGAAGTGATGATGAAGGGTGGGGTCATGGCTCCATATGTCAAACGATAAGGGCCTCACTCAAGTATGACGTGGCAAGTCTCACACATTATAAAATTTCTCAATGAAATCAAGAATCCATGTGTACTTTCCTCTCTCGCAAAGCAATCAAAGCTGACCGATTTAAATGGGTCCCATTTACCTCCCTGCTGACTGCCTCAACACTCAATCCACTTATCAACACGTGTGCCTTTAGATCCTCACGCTGTCCCGAATTAACAGAACACTATCACTGCTTTTCaccttttttcagttttttacaGTTAACAAGGTCGGTTAAAAATTAAAACTCCATTTGCTCTTTTCAAAAATTGGACCCCCTCAATTGGAGGGCTTTTTTGAACTTTGAAGAAAACCATTTGTTTAAGTTAAGATTCTTGGTCCCGAAAGTGACACCAAGTGGGCCATTATGTTGCAGCTTGTGGATAAAGATAGCTTGGTTCGTCCACATCAGTATTAATAGCTCCATTCCAGTTCCAATCAATGGCCTCCTATTTTATTCGGttagtttttctttattctttttttttctcaagcAGATCGTGAGTATTATTTTATAGTTTTTGGTAAAATTGTGCTTTATTGGTAATTGGGATAGATGTAGATTTTGCCATTTTGCTTTGGCTATATTTATGGGGTTGTCATGCTCCTAAAGAATAGGCTGTTCTTGGGTTTTGTGGACTGCAAGTTTCTCTTTGAATGTGGGGCTTTAATTCTCACATCCCACTGTAAGTTTGTCTCTTCTTTGTGGGTATTGTTCTCTTTAACAGCTTACATTGAAATTTAATTGCATGCATTTCAATTCTACTGATCCTGTCCTGTTTTCACTTTGTTTTGTTGGGGGATTTAGGAAGCATTTGCTTTTGTTGCTCTAGGAAGATCTCTCTGTTAGTACCATTCTTGTAATTACTGAAAATCCAACTGGATATGGATAACATTTCAAGTGATTTGAGTATCTCTATCAGATTATTTTGCTGCTGGAAGAtttcatgtgtgtgtgtgtgtttggtttCAAAGGACTATTCTGTTCGAAGGGATTGAAAATTTGCAAGATTGGGTGCTATCATTCTCTTAAAAGCTAGGGAAAAATCTAGATTTTAGCAGTTACTATACTTTCCAGTAGGAGCTTAGGAGGTCTGGTTGCCTTGTAGAAATTAAAACACTGGTGGcctttcctttcttatttttgttGATAAATTTTAGTTCTTTGCACTGATTGAAAgttgggttgctctagtggtgagcaccctccacttccaaccaagaggttgtgagttcgagtcaccccaagagcaaggtggagagttttTGGAGGGAGGAAGCCGAAGGTCTATCGggaacagcctctctaccccaggttaggggtaaggtctgcgtacacactaccctccccagaccccactagattattgttgttgttgttgttgttgttgttgcactgATTGAATGTTGAGTTTTATTGAGGCCTTCCTTCTCTCAGTTTTCATCCAGTATTTAGGAAACCCCGTGTTGTATTCACAACTACTCTTGCATTGAAATGAACCTATCTTCCCTCAGATTAGTTGAATTTGTTTCTGTTGTTATTTTTAAATGAAGTTGACATAGTTTGTTCTCTTTGGGTTGAATGTAATATGGGTGATTAGTATTTCTATGGAGAAATCCTTGGTGTTCCCTGACCAGTAAGTGTGAAGTGCATTTTACTCATTACTAAATTTCACCTTTGACTTACATCACTGTTCTTATCGTTTTATCAGAATTGCGGCTTTATGCTGTTTAGTGCGACAACATGTTTTGTAAGCTCCATATATTTTTACGGTGCTTGAATTGCCTGATCTGATTTATGAATCCATTTGTTGGTCCATTGCAGGTTTTTTCTGGGGTTGCTCATGATATCTCAAATGAAATGATCTTGATAAATTTTTCTTCTGATGAAACATGGAGGACCCGTTTTTACATCTTGCAAGTTTGAGCTCTTATATAGCCCAGCAATTTGTTCAATTTATTGGTAAGTTCTCGAAAGAATTTATCTTATTCATGCACAAAATTATACAACCCCTGAACATCTATTGTTTTATTTTCTATGTTTACGGCTTCCGATGTGATAAAGGTTTCTGTTCATGTGATTCTATTGCAGAAGATCTTATCTGCATAGATATCCTTGGGTGGTCGGAAAATTTAGTTGGCTTTGGTGGTCAGCATGTAACCTTCACCAGTAACAGGGGTTACAGATCTGTTCATGAagcttcctcattttcttcaagAGTGTCCAACCAAGGAACAAGCCTTATAATTCGTGAAAGAAGCGCCTCCAATCTCAATGATAGCTTACCTGTAAATTCAAGATTAGAGATTGTGAGAAGTAATCAAAGTTATGGAGGTTTCAGCCTCATTTTTGAAGGGTAATCTTTTCATATGTGTGCCTTTTCTCATCCTCTTCAAGGTCATTATGCAGGGTCTCTATGGATTCCTTGATTTTTAGAACCAGAATTAGAACTCCAACTTAAGAAATCATCTtatcatgtttttttttatttatttattaacacATATCTCTTTCCACCATTACATAACCATGACTGTCCTAATTTATTCTGCAGTTGGTTGATCTGGTTGTAGGTTGATGCTTCCAGTATATGGTCTAAGATTTGCTAGAACTATAGAAGGAACAATAAGGAACTATTAAGTAACTCATATCCGATGTGCTCTAGTTCGAGTTCAGAGGTTAGTAATCACTCTCTCACTGTTGGTATAAATGATACATATTTAAAGCTTGATAAGTATTTTAGATAATTTCTTCCGTTTGACGTTCAATCTTTTAGCAGCATActgttttgtttcttttacttACTCTTCATTTATCTCTCCAGTGTTATATCTCGTGTCCGTAAAACCTTGCATGGATCTTCTGATGACATTGGGTGGATGCAACGAGCTCCTGAAATGGCTCCTGTAGTTGATGGCTCAGCTAGATTTAGAGAACTACTACAAGATATTAGGTAAAATGTTGGATCTTCCTAGTCACTTTGGAATATAGGAAAAAAAGACAGATgtttttatctttgaaaattgTATTTTATCAGAATAAAGAGAACATATAGGGGTGAGTTCTTGGTCATGTTTCTCTTTTATCGATTGGCATAGGTGCTGAATAACTTCAATATGATACTAAGCCAATTGAACACACTTAAATCATCACGAAATGGTTCTACGTTCAGCTGATGAGATTTTTCCGAAAACTGTTGCCATGTTTCATTGCACTGAGCTGCTTGTAGTTTCATTGGCCCAACTTAGAACCCTGCGACTGGTGCTATTGCTCTAAATGTGTAGATTCCTCTAAATTTTTTGCTACTCTGTGTAATGATGAAAGAAGTGATCTGTAGCTTCCTTAAGGTGATAGTCATGATCATAACTTCCTCAAAGTGATAGTCCTACCAACTTAAATGAAATCTACCAAACAACATTGTATGCTTGTCGTTTTACTGATTTTCAATTTATTAGATTGGATATAGCACATCATTAATTTAAAAGGCTAAAATTCAGCAATACAAATTATTGCTgttttatttgatgttgttgACAGCTTGTTTGATTATGACTTCTTCATGCAAATATGACAAGTAATGAAAGATCATCTTGTTTCAAGTCTTAACACTGAGTCGTATTATCTTATAGCTCTTAGCTTTTGCCTTTCCTGAAGGATTCTCTTTGCTAATTACAAATAAAGGAGGGACCAGTATAgccattttattttgcattttcaaTTTGGTCTGTCAGTACTTGTGGGTATTACATTCGTTTTTTATAAATACGAGTTGCTAAGATTGAGACTTGAGAGTCATTTTTCTCTCTCTGATATTTCCCTTCATAAATAAACTGAAAGATTCATATTTTGATTAATATAGCTGAGGgatcaaagtcattgcatttggAGATATCATCTAACTGTTTGCTTCTTCAGCAAGTTTGCTGAAGGACACGTGAAAACATAAGGAGATTATCTTCACTTCTTTTGAGTGTCTTTAGTCCACATAATTTTGGAGTCCTATAGGCATCATACAACTGTGTTAGCTGGATCTTCTCTAGCTATGAATAAAATTCATATGATTTTGTGAGTGTTGTTCAGATGACAGCCTGGTTCAGTCTTTAAATCAATTCGAATCTTTCATTGCAAATGACTACCTGCCAATTAACAACACtcttatttttccttttgttttccttttctgtaGGAATGGACAGCACACACTACCGGATTCTTTTGTTTATCTACTAATTCCAGGTTTGATAAATCTCCCGCTTAGTACTACCATAATCAGATTCTAAACGTGTCTCAGATTTCATTCtcttaagatttttttttatccGTAACATCATTGTACAGGGTTTTTTAGCAATCACGGTCCCTTATATTTTGTGAGCACTAAGAAGTTCTTTTCAAAGATGGGACTAACTTGCCATATTGCTAAGATTCATAGTGAGGTATCTACTAGTCATAACTCATAGATAAAAGAAATCTCATCTGTTAGTATAGTGAATTTTCTCTCAGGAAGTTCTTTTAATCTTCTTCAAACTATGATTCTCTGTTACTGTTGGATCATTTATTACTAAATGAAGGCATCCGTGGAACAAAATGCATGGGAATTGAAGCAATACATCGAGGAGTTACACTGGGGGTCTGGCAAACGTGTGATGCTGCTTGGTCACAGTAAGGGTGGGGTCGACGCCTCCGCTGCTTTGTCAAAATATTGGCCTGAATTAAAGGATAAAGTTGCAGGGCTGGCATTTGTGCAGAGCCCTTATGGTGGGACGCCTGTTGCATCAGATATTCTTCGTGAAGGCCAGATTGCTGACAAGGAAACGCGAAGGATCATGGAATTTTTAATATGCGAGCTAATTAAGGTAATGCCTTGTCTCACGACTATTTTGGTTTAGTTAAAAAAATTCTTAACTGAAATGCCCAACTCTTTTGCATGTTGGAATCCAGAGCCAGTTAAAGGGCTTCCTGTAGCAGGATGATCGCTTTCAATTTCCCAAACATTGATGCTCTTAGTCTATACCTTACATTTTGGAGTAATTGCCGTGATATTGTCTTATAATTGTCTTTTAATGCATACTTTTCTGCATTTTCAAAACCAACAGTTTTGTCTTAGTTCTTGATAACATTAAAAGCTGAAAATAAGCATCATCCCTGTTAGATAATTTAATGATACCTATACATGCTTTATTCACAAATTAACTGATCATGCTGGATGCTAGATTTGAAgaggagccttggcgtaactggtaaagttgctgtcatgtgaccatgaggtcacgggttcgagccgtggaaaccgcctcttgcagaaatgcagggtgaAGCTACGTACAATTGACCCTTGTAGTCCGGCACTTCTCCCGACCTCGCACACAACGGGATCTTAGTGCACTGAGCTGCCCTATTTTATGCTGGATCCTACATCTCTAttatatacaacctgtaacaatTCAAGTTCATTACTTCCCATGGTTATGCTGGTTTGTACAGTGAACGACTAGAATATAAGGAAATGGAAGTGATAATTAATTATTAGTCAAAAATACTTGGTTATTAAGAAACTTAATATGTACCTCTGGTGACATTTAAATTCCTCATCCCCAACCCCAAATATTCTATCAATGCCGGATGCATTATACATTTTAAAAAGCATTTGTGGGAAGGCTTTTCAATAGTGCCACGATTAAACAATTTTTGCCAAAGGTGTGAATATTGTCGTGGTTTTAAATGGATTTCAGTATTCTCTTTTCTTGATGTCAACGGTCTAATGACTATTCTACATTTAACCATTGCATACCTGTTTCACGTTTCTCTTTCACAagtgttgttttgtttgttctatACATGGAAGTTTATGTGGCATAATAAGTATATACTCAATAATTTTTAACATGCCTTGGTATGTAGCTCCCCAAATATGCTTGATAGTTTGTTCATTCTTTATTAGGGTGACATAGGGGCATTAGAGGATCTCACGTATGAGAAGCGACAGGAGTTCATAAAAAACCACAAGCTTCCTGACGATATTCCTGTCATCTCCTTCCATTCTGAAGCCAGTATAGCACTGAACGTAATAGCAACAATGTCCCATATTGCACATGCTGAACTTCCTTGGCTACCTTTGCCTGGATTTGGTGACAATGACTCAGCCGATGTCATCCAAGCAGGCTGCAAGGTGCCTGTTATAGTTCCTGTTTCTGCTGGACTCGCTCTTTGTGCACTCCACCTGCAATTAAGGTATGGAGAGAAGAGTGACGGTTTAGTGACCTGTCGTGATGCTGAAGTGCCTGGTTCAGTGGTGGTAAAACCAGACATGAAGCTTGATCATGCTTGGATGGTATATTCATCATGGAAAAAGGACCCAAATGAACCGGATGCTAGTGAAATGTGTGAAGCTTTGTTAACTATGCTTGTGGAACTCGGTAAGAACAGAAAGAAGCTTTGTTAACTTTGCATATCATGTCAGATCAATCCTTTGAACAATCAAGTTCCAAATACTAGATGGAAATGAAATATGATATGTTTCTTCCAACATTTTCTGATTAATATGCCAGGATATGGTTTTATTTTAAGCTAGTAGTCCCCGAAAAGTATTGGTTGGTTactttttcacttttatttttctatttttggctGCACCTCAGGAGAAAAGTATCTTAAAGAAAAGGAGACTTGATATTTTATATGAAACAAAATGAGGGGTTCAAATTGCAAGTAGctggtaatttatttatttatttatttgatttaatTAATGCCTTCACTAAACATGTCAATATCTTGATTCGAGTGTGTTACGTTAcgggataaaaataataagaagaaaataGAGTGCTAGGGTTTGCTTAATTcagtttattttgaaatcatgaacTAATgtgaaaattgcgtacctttttGAGTTTAATAACTTCTACAGATAATTTCTCCAGTTTCCTAAGTTAGAAGATCAGTTGATTAGAACAAAGTGTTGAGATCACCTTTATGAATGTGGttatttaacttttcttcttTCGGAGTCATCTAAATTCAATATTAAGAGCTCTTGATGAGTTATGTTATCAATTTTCAGACAACCCTGGGCTTTGAACACCCTTGACATAGCGGAAAAACAAAAACATAGCCTGATTTACCACTACTAATTAAAAATTGGCTATAGAttaaaaagtaattgaaatttattcattttttatataaaaataaatttaaacaaaaatcagccttaaatattcaaaaaaatcagcatatgtttgaatttatacatatgagattccagcataatgtgTTGGAGTCCAACATAATGTATTggaagtttatatgcaggagcttcatactccagcatattatgttggaactttccgtgtttcaGTTAagatatttttgtccaaattttatCTCTGCATAAAATAGTAATTATTTTAATGACTTTATAAATAtaggctatttttcaattacgaGTCTGAAAACTGGCTAATCCATGCTATTTGACTTGACAAAGCTGAGACTGCTcatttgcatctatactcgcTTTTttggtcacgttttaacttgtgaccgctttgcaaaaaaaaaattgcaagtgtacccactttttcgtgtaacttcagcatacggggctgaagtaacAAAGGCAATcatgcaaaacttcagcattctagtagacggaactgaagtagcaagtgtgctgaaccaaGCGTGCtaaaatttttgtttgtaattgctgaacttaagcatagtagctggagttttgttctctatttgctaaagtttttgtttgtaattgctgaagtttttatttttgtaactggcaaacttcagtttttattttgtaactggcgaatttcagctctagagctgaagtttttatttttgtaactggcgaactttagctctagagctgaagttttgttttgtaactgatttttattttttaactggCAAAGTTTTTGTTTGGAACTGGCGAACTTTAGAGCTCTAGAGAAGGAAAACAATTCAAAGTTGAATAGCATCACAAATTAACCAGCTGTAATATTTTCTCCTCCAACTTAAGGCGTGACACGAGGTCATTTACCCTTTGGGGGATGGGTAAGGTGGCGTTATAGAAGGGCAATGAACTGGTAACTGGGTTTGACGAGTCACATGAAAATGGTGGCTGAGTTGACTCAGTGCTGATAAAGAGCAtacaaatgaagaagaagatgaagataaaGGATAAAGGTGACAACTGATC harbors:
- the LOC107792604 gene encoding uncharacterized protein LOC107792604, with amino-acid sequence MQRAPEMAPVVDGSARFRELLQDIRNGQHTLPDSFVYLLIPGFFSNHGPLYFVSTKKFFSKMGLTCHIAKIHSEASVEQNAWELKQYIEELHWGSGKRVMLLGHSKGGVDASAALSKYWPELKDKVAGLAFVQSPYGGTPVASDILREGQIADKETRRIMEFLICELIKGDIGALEDLTYEKRQEFIKNHKLPDDIPVISFHSEASIALNVIATMSHIAHAELPWLPLPGFGDNDSADVIQAGCKVPVIVPVSAGLALCALHLQLRYGEKSDGLVTCRDAEVPGSVVVKPDMKLDHAWMVYSSWKKDPNEPDASEMCEALLTMLVELGKNRKKLC